One window from the genome of Asterias rubens chromosome 11, eAstRub1.3, whole genome shotgun sequence encodes:
- the LOC117296992 gene encoding myb-like protein X isoform X1 translates to MTAVYDNDSFFDSDGEQDNHKVSSPYLKGAYDRGKSPVDEDPVSKHTPRIKSLTPSTSGNFSAKSSDSIMSNKKSVRSRRYDDSPSLSRSRSRSPYRSPYRSPDYSDSFNSEDSDQDSRKGSPVRKEPSRKGRVRSVQRSNGDTTTRFNSSTSHDSRSTFRSHGGSSNYGAKNNRNKKAFQKTPIKKPAAANNTKRSNSIASSQASPRNTEVQKRMLSAKGHTISRLRNEFNQLQQEHDETMRENKLLKQLQRRQERALSKYDAEESELPQMLKKHSAELDSMRRRIRKYQERDKDRDRRIKDKDEQLNQTQDELKHIKGVAEDKGLLERHELQRRVERMEEKVEKRDKTVRDLERYVANIKKNQRHELHERQTKEQELMGQIERLEMENERYQLQLREKEKELEVRNIYSNRLIKPPTKLKQGVSPTNFKPLMVSKATSTAEQPKVPRPPPEKQQRALSAEEAKRREEKASRVKSPKDAGKEVKTEDEKKEHGTDLKQKDEELSEHEKILRDLDMGFERKKETNDNAEAERRRMEERRERQEREERERRKKEEEENEFEAMRRREEAERQKRRDEDEAAKRKQEEEAKEKERKKNEEERARKLDYSSDEDDDKVPFFGDKKPAAAAKPASSSPAFAVNSVRDLHKYSRGDGSNSGKDEAGRNQRTDSSGADKQKEEDRLAEERRKKDLLLARMKDIDEGAKPDSGRSRKNYNFTRPVENLHNGMPSHPDGALANGNQGKKADNATTFGGYAPTFTAPKAQPKPPKKSFFDDDDDDSGDLFSKPKPAGTKNDTNKKADLMADLFGNNADEEKAAKSSFNDDKNMFTSSTKAKPVSYPWEKKVDVGRGSNPSGGLFASSPTNKAAGNSKAPGNMSHDSLDDIDDIEEVIL, encoded by the exons ATGACTGCCGTTTACGATAATGACTCCTTCTTCGACTCGGACGGGGAGCAGGACAATCATAAAGTCAGCAGCCCATACTTAAAAGGAGCGTATGACCGCGGCAAATCCCCTGTCGATGAAGACCCCGTCAGTAAGCATACACCAAGAATCAAATCCCTAACCCCTTCAACCTCTGGGAACTTCTCCGCAAAATCATCAGACTCAATTATGTCGAATAAGAAGTCGGTACGGTCTCGTCGTTACGACGACTCGCCGTCACTTTCCCGATCTCGGTCAAGGTCCCCGTATAGGAGCCCGTACAGGTCGCCAGACTACTCGGACTCCTTCAACTCGGAAGACTCGGATCAAGACTCACGCAAGGGGTCCCCCGTGAGGAAGGAGCCGAGCAGGAAGGGAAGAGTGAGGTCAGTGCAGAGAAGTAACGGGGACACGACGACTAGGTTCAATAGCAGTACAAGTCACGATAGTAGATCAACGTTCAGGAGCCATGGAGGAAGCTCAAACTATGGCGCCAAAAACAACCGGAATAAGAAAG CTTTCCAGAAAACCCCGATCAAGAAACCCGCTGCTGCCAACAACACCAAGCGCTCCAACAGCATAGCAAGCAGCCAGGCCTCACCCCGCAACACGGAGGTGCAAAAACGCATGCTCTCCGCCAAGGGACACACCATCAGCCGGCTCCGCAATGAGTTCAACCAGCTACAGCAGGAGCACGATGAGACGATGCGCGAGAACAAACTCCTGAAGCAGCTCCAGCGCcgacaagagagggcgctgtccaaGTACGATGCTGAGGAGAGCGAGCTGCCGCAGATGCTTAAGAAGCACAGCGCGGAGCTGGATAGCATGCGTCGTAGAATACGCAAGTATCAG GAGCGCGACAAAGACCGAGATCGACGTATAAAGGACAAAGACGAGCAGCTCAATCAGACCCAAGACGAGCTGAAACACATCAAGGGCGTCGCCGAAGACAAGGGTCTACTGGAGAGGCACGAGCTCCAGCGCCGAGTCGAGCGTATGGAGGAGAAAGTCGAGAAACGAGACAAGACGGTGAGGGATCTGGAACGCTACGTGGCTAATATAAAGAAGAACCAACGACATGAGCTCCACGAGAGACAGACCAAGGAACAAGAGCTGATGGGTCAGATCGAGAGATTGGAGATGGAGAACGAACGATATCAGTTACAACTCAGA gaaaaagaaaaagagctTGAAGTTCGAAACATTTACAGCAATCGTCTCATCAAACCGCCTACAAAACTGAAACAGGGCGTGTCCCCGACCAACTTCAAGCCTCTCATGGTGAGCAAGGCGACCTCCACGGCCGAGCAGCCCAAGGTGCCGCGCCCACCCCCTGAGAAGCAGCAACGGGCGCTCTCTGCGGAGGAGGCGAAACGACGAGAGGAGAAGGCGTCCAGGGTGAAATCCCCAAAGGACGCAGGGAAGGAAGTAAAAACGGAAGACGAGAAGAAGGAACATGGCACGGATCTTAAACAGAAGGACGAGGAGCTCTCAGAGCATGAGAAGATACTCCGGGATCTCGACATGGGATTCGAGAGGAAGAAAGAGACAAACGACAATGCGGAGGCGGAGCGGAGGAGGATGGAAGAGCGACGGGAACGGCAGGAGAGAGAGGAGAGGGAACGGAGGAAGAAGGAGGAGGAAGAGAATGAATTTGAGGCGATGCGAAGGCGTGAAGAAGCGGAGAGACAAAAGAGAAGAGACGAGGATGAAGCTGCAAAGAGGAAACAAGAAGAGGAGGCAAAG GAAAAAGAACGGAAGAAAAACGAAGAAG AGCGAGCCCGCAAACTTGACTACTCTTCAGACGAGGATGACGACAAAGTCCCCTTCTTCGGGGACAAAAAACCTGCGGCTGCCGCAAAACCGGCGAGCTCCAGCCCCGCTTTTGCCGTGAACAGCGTGAGAGATCTCCACAAGTATTCCCGAGGGGACGGTAGCAATTCAGGCAAGGACGAGGCTGGGCGGAACCAGCGAACGGATTCCAGCGGTGCGG ACAAACAGAAAGAGGAAGATCGACTCGCCGAGGAGCGTCGCAAGAAAGATCTATTACTGGCCAGGATGAAGGACATCGATGAGGGTGCCAAGCCCGACTCTGGCAGGAGTCGCAAGAACTACAACTTCACTCGGCCGGTCGAGAACCTCCACAACGGGATGCCATCCCATCCGGATGGCGCCCTGGCTAATGGGAACCAGGGAAAGAAAGCCGATAACGCGACGACCTTCGGAGGGTACGCGCCGACGTTCACAGCGCCGAAGGCACAGCCCAAACCCCCGAAGAAGTCATTCTTTGACGATGACGACGATGATAGCGGGGatctcttttcaaaaccaaagccAGCTGGGACCAAAAACGACACCAACAAAAAGGCGGACCTCATGGCGGATCTTTTCGGGAACAACGCAGACGAGGAAAAAGCTGCCAAATCCTCATTCAACGACGACAAGAACATGTTTACGTCGTCCACCAAAGCCAAACCGGTCTCTTATCCGTGGGAGAAGAAAGTTGATGTTGGCCGAGGTTCGAATCCTTCTGGTGGTCTATTTGCAAGCAGTCCAACAAACAAAGCTGCCGGCAACTCAAAAGCTCCTGGTAACATGTCACATGACAGCTTAGATGATATTGACGACATTGAAGAAGTCATCCTGTGA
- the LOC117296992 gene encoding myb-like protein X isoform X2: MTAVYDNDSFFDSDGEQDNHKVSSPYLKGAYDRGKSPVDEDPVSKHTPRIKSLTPSTSGNFSAKSSDSIMSNKKSVRSRRYDDSPSLSRSRSRSPYRSPYRSPDYSDSFNSEDSDQDSRKGSPVRKEPSRKGRVRSVQRSNGDTTTRFNSSTSHDSRSTFRSHGGSSNYGAKNNRNKKAFQKTPIKKPAAANNTKRSNSIASSQASPRNTEVQKRMLSAKGHTISRLRNEFNQLQQEHDETMRENKLLKQLQRRQERALSKYDAEESELPQMLKKHSAELDSMRRRIRKYQERDKDRDRRIKDKDEQLNQTQDELKHIKGVAEDKGLLERHELQRRVERMEEKVEKRDKTVRDLERYVANIKKNQRHELHERQTKEQELMGQIERLEMENERYQLQLREKEKELEVRNIYSNRLIKPPTKLKQGVSPTNFKPLMVSKATSTAEQPKVPRPPPEKQQRALSAEEAKRREEKASRVKSPKDAGKEVKTEDEKKEHGTDLKQKDEELSEHEKILRDLDMGFERKKETNDNAEAERRRMEERRERQEREERERRKKEEEENEFEAMRRREEAERQKRRDEDEAAKRKQEEEAKEKERKKNEEERARKLDYSSDEDDDKVPFFGDKKPAAAAKPASSSPAFAVNSVRDLHKYSRGDGSNSGKDEAGRNQRTDSSDKQKEEDRLAEERRKKDLLLARMKDIDEGAKPDSGRSRKNYNFTRPVENLHNGMPSHPDGALANGNQGKKADNATTFGGYAPTFTAPKAQPKPPKKSFFDDDDDDSGDLFSKPKPAGTKNDTNKKADLMADLFGNNADEEKAAKSSFNDDKNMFTSSTKAKPVSYPWEKKVDVGRGSNPSGGLFASSPTNKAAGNSKAPGNMSHDSLDDIDDIEEVIL, from the exons ATGACTGCCGTTTACGATAATGACTCCTTCTTCGACTCGGACGGGGAGCAGGACAATCATAAAGTCAGCAGCCCATACTTAAAAGGAGCGTATGACCGCGGCAAATCCCCTGTCGATGAAGACCCCGTCAGTAAGCATACACCAAGAATCAAATCCCTAACCCCTTCAACCTCTGGGAACTTCTCCGCAAAATCATCAGACTCAATTATGTCGAATAAGAAGTCGGTACGGTCTCGTCGTTACGACGACTCGCCGTCACTTTCCCGATCTCGGTCAAGGTCCCCGTATAGGAGCCCGTACAGGTCGCCAGACTACTCGGACTCCTTCAACTCGGAAGACTCGGATCAAGACTCACGCAAGGGGTCCCCCGTGAGGAAGGAGCCGAGCAGGAAGGGAAGAGTGAGGTCAGTGCAGAGAAGTAACGGGGACACGACGACTAGGTTCAATAGCAGTACAAGTCACGATAGTAGATCAACGTTCAGGAGCCATGGAGGAAGCTCAAACTATGGCGCCAAAAACAACCGGAATAAGAAAG CTTTCCAGAAAACCCCGATCAAGAAACCCGCTGCTGCCAACAACACCAAGCGCTCCAACAGCATAGCAAGCAGCCAGGCCTCACCCCGCAACACGGAGGTGCAAAAACGCATGCTCTCCGCCAAGGGACACACCATCAGCCGGCTCCGCAATGAGTTCAACCAGCTACAGCAGGAGCACGATGAGACGATGCGCGAGAACAAACTCCTGAAGCAGCTCCAGCGCcgacaagagagggcgctgtccaaGTACGATGCTGAGGAGAGCGAGCTGCCGCAGATGCTTAAGAAGCACAGCGCGGAGCTGGATAGCATGCGTCGTAGAATACGCAAGTATCAG GAGCGCGACAAAGACCGAGATCGACGTATAAAGGACAAAGACGAGCAGCTCAATCAGACCCAAGACGAGCTGAAACACATCAAGGGCGTCGCCGAAGACAAGGGTCTACTGGAGAGGCACGAGCTCCAGCGCCGAGTCGAGCGTATGGAGGAGAAAGTCGAGAAACGAGACAAGACGGTGAGGGATCTGGAACGCTACGTGGCTAATATAAAGAAGAACCAACGACATGAGCTCCACGAGAGACAGACCAAGGAACAAGAGCTGATGGGTCAGATCGAGAGATTGGAGATGGAGAACGAACGATATCAGTTACAACTCAGA gaaaaagaaaaagagctTGAAGTTCGAAACATTTACAGCAATCGTCTCATCAAACCGCCTACAAAACTGAAACAGGGCGTGTCCCCGACCAACTTCAAGCCTCTCATGGTGAGCAAGGCGACCTCCACGGCCGAGCAGCCCAAGGTGCCGCGCCCACCCCCTGAGAAGCAGCAACGGGCGCTCTCTGCGGAGGAGGCGAAACGACGAGAGGAGAAGGCGTCCAGGGTGAAATCCCCAAAGGACGCAGGGAAGGAAGTAAAAACGGAAGACGAGAAGAAGGAACATGGCACGGATCTTAAACAGAAGGACGAGGAGCTCTCAGAGCATGAGAAGATACTCCGGGATCTCGACATGGGATTCGAGAGGAAGAAAGAGACAAACGACAATGCGGAGGCGGAGCGGAGGAGGATGGAAGAGCGACGGGAACGGCAGGAGAGAGAGGAGAGGGAACGGAGGAAGAAGGAGGAGGAAGAGAATGAATTTGAGGCGATGCGAAGGCGTGAAGAAGCGGAGAGACAAAAGAGAAGAGACGAGGATGAAGCTGCAAAGAGGAAACAAGAAGAGGAGGCAAAG GAAAAAGAACGGAAGAAAAACGAAGAAG AGCGAGCCCGCAAACTTGACTACTCTTCAGACGAGGATGACGACAAAGTCCCCTTCTTCGGGGACAAAAAACCTGCGGCTGCCGCAAAACCGGCGAGCTCCAGCCCCGCTTTTGCCGTGAACAGCGTGAGAGATCTCCACAAGTATTCCCGAGGGGACGGTAGCAATTCAGGCAAGGACGAGGCTGGGCGGAACCAGCGAACGGATTCCAGCG ACAAACAGAAAGAGGAAGATCGACTCGCCGAGGAGCGTCGCAAGAAAGATCTATTACTGGCCAGGATGAAGGACATCGATGAGGGTGCCAAGCCCGACTCTGGCAGGAGTCGCAAGAACTACAACTTCACTCGGCCGGTCGAGAACCTCCACAACGGGATGCCATCCCATCCGGATGGCGCCCTGGCTAATGGGAACCAGGGAAAGAAAGCCGATAACGCGACGACCTTCGGAGGGTACGCGCCGACGTTCACAGCGCCGAAGGCACAGCCCAAACCCCCGAAGAAGTCATTCTTTGACGATGACGACGATGATAGCGGGGatctcttttcaaaaccaaagccAGCTGGGACCAAAAACGACACCAACAAAAAGGCGGACCTCATGGCGGATCTTTTCGGGAACAACGCAGACGAGGAAAAAGCTGCCAAATCCTCATTCAACGACGACAAGAACATGTTTACGTCGTCCACCAAAGCCAAACCGGTCTCTTATCCGTGGGAGAAGAAAGTTGATGTTGGCCGAGGTTCGAATCCTTCTGGTGGTCTATTTGCAAGCAGTCCAACAAACAAAGCTGCCGGCAACTCAAAAGCTCCTGGTAACATGTCACATGACAGCTTAGATGATATTGACGACATTGAAGAAGTCATCCTGTGA
- the LOC117296411 gene encoding SH3 domain-binding glutamic acid-rich-like protein 3, with protein MVIKFYFSTITSTLEMEKNQRKIDFVLSSKGYDLEKIDIATNQEAKHKMRELLNNPKALPPQIFNDDVHCGDFDAFDAAVENETLDEFLKL; from the exons ATGGTTATCAAATTCTATTTCTCCACCATTACATCGACGTTAGAG ATGGAGAAAAATCAACGGAAGATTGATTTTGTTCTGTCTTCCAAAGGGTATGATCTGGAAAAGATTGACATAGCCACAAACCAAGAGGCAAAGCACAAGATGAGAGAATTGTTGAACAACCCTAAAGCCTTGCCGCCTCAAATCTTCAACGACGATGTTCATTGTGGG GACTTTGATGCCTTTGATGCTGCTGTCGAGAATGAGACACTGGATGAATTCCTCAAGCTGTAG